The Aeoliella mucimassa genome includes the window GACCGTGGTGTCGCTCACCGAGGCAAACACCAGATTCAGCTTCTGCGATTCGGCTAGCAGAGCAAGCACTTGTCGCAGCGGTGCGTCGCGCACCACCAGGTGGATCATCCCTTCCTCGTTCTCGACTTCAATCGTGTCGGGGAGCACTCCGGAGCGGACCGGGATCAGCACCTCTTCCTCATCCGCTGGCACTGGTTCCGGCAGCGTTTCACTCGGCATGCCTTGCGCAGCAGGATTGACGAGCGATAGCGGGTACTGCTGACTATCCAAACGCGTCGTGGGTTGTGAGCCCCCGATGGTCTGAGCGTGGAGCATGCTGCTAGTCGCGACCAGCAGAAGTACCAGGCCCGTGGCCAGAGACGAAATGGGTTGGTTTATTTTCATCGAACGATCCTTCGTTGATTGATCGCCTACTGGGGCGACTGCCTTTCGCTCGACAGGACAACGCCTGCCTGGCTGATGCGTTTGACGTAGTATCCTTCCAAACGATCACCCACACGAATGGTTTTGTCTCCTACGAGGGCCACGAGCGTGCCATCGATCTCGACGATGGCCGTGGCTCCTTGTTCTTTTAGTTGTGCGAGGGCTTGCTGCTGTGGCGAAGCAGTTGGTGCGATCGGTCCGCCGCCGGTTAGCGAACGCGGGCCCGAGTTCACCTCCGGGCTTGTCCGCGCCCAAGTTGGCAGGGCCAACGGGTCGTGCGACAGTACCTCTTCGAGCACTGGCTGGGGCCAGGCTTCGATCGCTGGGGTGATGGCAACACGTAGCTTCGGGGTGCGTTCTCGAGCGTTGGGGCGTGTGCTCGCAGCGACTTCTGCAGGGGTGGCCAACTCCACTTTCGGGGCGGAGGTCCCACGGAAATTGCGCACCAGTACGAACACCAGCACCAGGGCCAGCACGCCGATCAAGGCGAGCTTGCCAGGCGTTGCGCCGACTTGCTCCATCCAGTTTTGCGATTGACGGGTCGTCATAGTGGCTGCTCCTCGGCTGGTGGCTCCAAGTCGGTTTGGATGCCAAACTGCAGAGAATAGACCACTTCGAACGGATAGACCCCTTCGACATCCGAACGCTTGAGCGACATGCTGCGAACCGTCGACAAACGCTCGAGCTGGTTCACGCCATGAAGGAACTGGCAAACGCTACTGTAACTGCCGCGACCGCTGATCACTACGTCGACTTCCGAATAGTCCTTGAACGAAGCGATTTCTTGCCGGCGGAAGTTGTCGATGATCACCCGATGCTGGGAGGCTAGTTTGGTGGTTTCGGAGAGAAACTGTGCTTCCAGCGGACTGATTGGAATGCGACGGCGGATGCCAGCAATCTGATCTTCCAAGTGTGTTTTGGTTTCCCGCAACTGACGGTGCATCGCATGCACGTTCGTATTATCATTCAGCAATACACTCAAATTCGCGATTCGCTCGCGGTGTTCCGACTCGCGATTGTGCAACGGAACGTGATACAGGCCATAGTACCCAAGTACCAACACTCCCCACACTGCAGCACCAATCGAAGTGGTGAGCAGGCGAAGCATGCGGCGGTCGTCGGGTAAGTTCATGGCCATTTGTTAGAAGGTATTACTGGGCTTAAAGTTGGCACTCGATGCGAAAGGCGGTCGCTGCGTCGTCGTCGTTGGTGCTGCTGGCACTCGAGCTCAAGGTTACGTCGGCAAACAGGTTGCTCGAACGCAGTGCCGAAGTGAATTGAGCGATGGCCGAATTGCCATACCCCATACCATGCATCACCGCGCGTCTCGCGTCGCCCGAGCGTTCGGTTGGTTCCAGTTCGATCGACTGAATGTAAACACCGCCTGAGGTCTCAGCGGCCGCATGCGACACCGCACCGAGCAGCGTGACCACGGGGCGGGTATCGACCAGGCGGAGCATCAGTTGCTGCGCTTCACGCATGTTGTTGATGCTGGTTCGCATGTCGATGCATTCGTCTTTTAGCATTTGCATCGGAGCGTACTGTTCTTCAAGCTCGCTGAGTTCGGCGAGCACCACGCGGTTTTGCCACCAGTGGTAAGTACCAACACCGAGAATCACCATCATGGTAGTTAGTAATACCTTGACCCAGAACGTTTGCACGTCGTGCAACAGTTGCCTGCGCTTGTCCTCGTCGGTCATCAGGTTGATGGAAGTTCTCACGACAGGTCCTCCCAGCAGAGAGCCGACAAGGCCATGGCCGATGCCAGCAGGCAGAGCGGTGTTCCCTTCGACTCGGCAAACGCTTCGTTCTCGGCGTCGAGCTTCCACACCCGGAATTCGCCCCCAGCACGGCGTTGCAGCACCTTGTCGATGCCTCGCAGGGTCGCGCCGCCGCCGAACAGGTAGTATCGCTTGGGAGCGGTGCTACTCTGACTGCCAGTAGTTTTGCGGCCAAAATTCTCGAGATGGCTTAGCGTTCGCTTCAGTTCGTCGACCATCGAAGCGATGGTAGGCTCGAGTAACTCGGCCACTACTTCGTCGACATCGGTTGCCATTTGCCCACCGAGCGAAACGGATTGCAGCAGTTCGACGACTTCCCCTTCGTCGAGGTCGAGTTGCTCGGCAATTTGGGTGAATGCATCGGCCAGCGAAGTGTTCTTGAGCTGCCGAATATATACCGGTTGTAGGCGGTGGAGCAGCACAAAGGTGGCCCCCGTGTAGCTCCAGTCGATGGCGGCGATCGTGTCGTTGGTGATGCTTTCGACCATGGCGACCGACCGCGCCAGCGTGTGCGGCAGGCCATCAATCGCTTCGCAGCTTAAACCGACCGTGCGAATGTCGCCCGCAGTGAGTTCCGACCAGCCCCGGCCGGTCGAGAGTACATTCACGGTCGGGTGTCCCGACTTGTTCGGCAAGCTCGGCCAATAGTCGAACACCCGATCAGACAGATCGATGCCAAGCGGCGATAGCTCGTCGACAATCGCCCGCAGTTGGGCGGGGCTGTCGTCGTTGGTGCTGGGAGCGGTGTTAAACTGGCAAGCCATGGTCGGCAGCACCGCGGCGGTTTGGCGGCCTCGGAACTTCGACGACATCACCAGCGCGGTGCCGATTTCGTTCGCGGCCGAAGAGTTCGAAGCAGTGATCGGTTCGTGCTCGCGCCAGGGAGCCGAGCGGGGGACGATGGCCGCTTCGGTCAGGCGCAGACGATCTCCTTGTCGTACCACCTGTGCCAGCTTGATGCTGTTGGCACCGAGGTCGAGCCCGATCCATCCGTGATTCGAACGCCCAAACATAGGAGTGTGATTTAGGTGAAGTGTGTGGTTACGAAACTAGCTTTTGCCTGCAAAGGTCGAGAGGTCGAACACCGGCAACATCACGGCCAATACTACGATTGCGACAATCAATCCCATGACCACGGTGATCATTGGCTCAAGGGAGGTTACCGCTTGGCGAGCGCGGTTTTCGCCTTCTTCTTCAAAGTACATGCCAACCAAGCGAGTCACTTCCGTGAGTTTGCCCGATTGCTCGGCGGTCGATAACATCTCGGCGGCCGAGTCGGGAACGATGAAGCTACCAATCAACTCGCTGGCGAAGCTCCGCCCGTTGACGACCGCGTCTTCCACGCGGGTAAACAGTTCCTGGTAGAGCGTGTTGCGACTGCTTTGACGTGCAAGCTGAACGCTATCGAGCAGCGGAACGCCGCTCTCCATGAGCATCGCCATTAACCGGCAACTACGGCCTACGAGAATCGAACGGGTGACTTCGTTGAGCATCGGCGTCGACAGCAGGAAGCGATCCCACAAGCGACGTCCGGTAGTGGTGGTCGGTACCGAAATCAGACCCAAGATCGCCAGCCCAATGACGGGACACCACAGCCACCAGTGCCCGCGGAGTTCGTCCGAAATCGCGATTAATGCCTGGGTGAGCCAGGGTAGCGACATGTCGTAGTCGTCGAACAACTTCGAAAACCGTGGTAGCACAAAGATCAACAGCAGGGTAATCACCCCGAGCGACACCAGCCCGAGCAGGACAGGATAGACCAGCATGCCGCGAATCGACCGCACTAGTCGCAAGCGACTGCGTTCGAGTTCGGCCAGTTGATCGAGCACGTCGGCCATGTGACCCGAGGCCTCGCCGGCGGCGATCGTCGCCACGTAGGCCGGCGTGAACACCTTGGGGTACTTACGAAGGGCTTCGGAGAACGAACGCCCTCCCATCACCGCGTCGTGAATCTCTTCCAGGATGACCCGCAACTGGGGACGTTTGCAGTGCGTTGCCACCGAATCGAGGGCCGAGGCAATGTCGACACCCGAGCGAAGCATGATCGCCATCTGCGAAGTCAGGTTCACCACGTCGAGCGCCGAAGTGCGTCCCCGCACCTTTTTCACCGGCGCAGGAGCCGACATGCGACCGGAAGGCGCAACTTCGGCAAACGACTTGGCGGCATTGATTTGCATATTGCAGGTGAAAACGTGCTGGTGAAACGTAGTGGCGATTATTCAAACAAGGTGATGCGGGCGACTTCTTCGAGGCTCGTGAGCTCACGTTTGGCCAGGTCGAGGCCTCCTTCGAGCAGCGTTGGGAACTTCTGCTCGCGGGTGTATTCATGAATTTCTTCTTGGCTGGCTTCGCGGGAGATCATCGAACGCAGTTCCGGCGTGGCCGGCAGCAGTTCGTACACGCCGTGGCGGCCTTGGAACCCGGTGTCGAAGCACTCGCGGCACCCCTGCCCGCGAGCAAAGCTGCGACGCATGTCGCCTTTGTAGTGCAATGATTTCAGGAAATCTTCGCTGGCGTAGTACGACGTGCGGCACTTCGGGCAGATCGTTCGCAGTAGTCGTTGGGCGAGCACTGCAACGAGGGCCGACGAGAGTTTGTAGTTCTCGACGCCCATGTCCATCAAACGGGTAATAGCCCCCGCAGCGTCGTTCGTATGCAGTGTGCTCAGCACCAGGTGACCCGTCAGAGCCGCTTGCACCGCTACCTTGGCGGTTTCGGCATCGCGGATTTCGCCGACCAGGATCACGTCGGGGTCCTGACGCAAAATCGAACGCAAGATCGAGGCAAACGTTACATTACGGGCCGAGTCGACCTGCACCTGGTTAATCATCTCCATCTGGTATTCCACCGGATCTTCGATGGTGACGATGTTGCGGTGTACGCTCTTAATCAGCTCCAAGGCCGAGTAAAGCGTCGTCGTCTTACCGCTACCAGTAGGACCGGTGACCAGGAACAGCCCGTAGGGTCGGTTGAGCAGCGACTTAAGCGTAGGGAGCATGTCAGTCGGCATGCCGAGCTTGTCGAGGTTGAATGTCAGCCGACCTTTGTCGAGCACACGCATCACGACCTTCTCGCCGAGCACGGTCGGCAGCGTCGAAATACGCAGGTCGACTTCTTTGCCGTCGACCACCACCTGGCAGCGACCATCCTGCGGCATGCGTTGCTCGGCAATATCGAGCTTGGCCATCACTTTCACACGGGAGACAATCGCCGGGTAAATGTCGCGCCGAGGGCGGAGCATCTCGACCAACTGGCCATCGATGCGAAACCGCACCACGCCGAAGCTGCGGCCTGGCTCGATATGAATGTCGCTCGCGGTCTTGCGAATCGATTGCAGAATCAGGTAGTTCACCAGATTGATGACAGGGCTACCTTCCACCAGGTCTTGCACCGAAGCGATATCGACGCTGGTGATGTCGGTCTGCAGTTCAACCGCATCGCTGTCCATGTCGGCCGTCACCGCGTCGACCGCGAAGTCGTCTTCGTAGCCACGCTTGAGCATCCGCTGGATCGAAGCCTGGAACGCGAACACCGGCTTCACCCGGAGGTCGGTCACGTGTTCGATGATGTCGATCTGATCGAGATCAAACGGATCGTGCATGGCGACGACCAACGTGTCGCGCACCCGGAACAAAGCGAGGGCGAGCAGTCGTTCGGCCAGTTCACGAGGAATCAGTCGCACCGCTTCGGGATCCAGCAAGCCTTCACGCAGCCGAGCGGCCGGCACTCGCAGCTGGGCTTCGATGTAGGGCAGCAGTTGCTCTTCGCTGACCGCACCCATTTCGAGCAAGGTCTCACCGAGCGGAAGCTGGCTATTGGCCTGTTCGGCCAGCGCCTTTTCCAGCTCTTCCGGCTTCAGCAGATTGGCCCCAATCAGCTGCTGACCAAGCGGCCGGCGTACATTGCTGTGGGCAATCGCTTCGGGCGTGGCTTCGCCATCCATCGGAGCGGTGAGTTCCGAAATGGAGCTAGGCGCGGCTTCGCGTGGGTAAGCAGTGCTCATCGTGCAAAGCTCCCCACGCCTGCCTTGGCGTTGTCAAAGATCTCAAAACGTTTCTCAACCCCAGTCAGTCGCAGTACATCAGCCACCAATGGCGAAGGGCTGGCAAGTTTGATCGAACCACCAACATGGTTGATTAGATCGCAACAGTCGAGCAGCGATTCCAACCCAGCGCTGTCCACCAGTTGTACGTTCGTCAGGTCGAGCACCACCATCGGTGCACCGGCAGCAGCGACTGGTTCGATCGTGGTCGCCAGCTCAGCCGCTTGTTCGGCATTGAGTGTCCCCTCGAGGCACAGCACGTCGACCGCGCCTTGTGTTTCGCAGCGAATCATAGTCGGGCCTCCTGGTAGAGCGGAAGCGAGACCGTGAACGTGCTACCGACATCCACTGCGGACTTCACCGTGATTTCACCACCATGCAGGCGGACAATCTCGTTGGCCAACGCCAGCCCTAAGCCGGTACCGGTTTCTTTCTGGACCCGAGGATCTTTGCTGCGGAAGAACTTCTCGAAGACGTGCGGCAATTCGCTGGTCGGAATGCCAACCCCAGTGTCTTCGACACTTACGGTTAAATGGTTGTCGGCCTTGTTTACGATCAGCCCAACACGGCCCCCTTCGGGCGTATATTTCGAAGCGTTGCCCAGCAGATTCACTAGCATCGTGGCCACTTTGTCTTTGTCTAAGTGGGCTTCGCCGAGTTTCTCGGGCAGGTCGACCCCCAGTTCTTGCGACTTCGAGCTGGTGAGTGGCCTCACTTTTTCCACTACCTCTTCGAACAACCGTTCGAGGTGGACGTTTTGGCGATTGATCGACAGCGAGCCAACTTCCATGCTGCTTACGCTCAGCAGGTCGTCTACAAAACGGGCCAACCGCGTTGCTTCGCTGTTAATGGTATTGCAGAACTCTTTTTGCTGCTCGATGTCAACGTCTTCCATCAAGGCCAGCGTTTCGGAATAGGCTTTGATGTTGGCCAGCGGCGTACGCAGTTCATGCGTCGCCGAATCGATGAACTGACCGCGCATTTCCTCGGCAAGCTTCTGTTGGGTGACGTCGCGAATCGACCATAGATGGCCATCCGAACCCTCTTTCACCGGTTGTCGTTCCACCCGCAGCACTCGCTGGCGCTGACCGCTGGTGCGAGTGAACTCGGCACGCGCGGAGCGTTCGGGGCTCACGTCGAGCAGTTTGCCGAGTTCATCGACGTTGTCGATATGCCCTGCGAGATAGTCGCGAATCGGACACCCAGTCGGGCTATCGGTCGAACTCGTCGTGCCGAGCAAAGCATCGAGCGCGCGGTTCGCGAACTGAATGCTCCCTTCGGCATCGGTGTAAGCAAAGCCTTCGACCATGTGATCGAGCACTTGCAGCGAGTCACGCTGCTTGCGTCCCTGGATGGCGTTAGCCACTCGCTCCGCAATGGATTGTTTGGGATGGTCGGGTTGCTGGTGTTGCAATGCGTCGACGATGCGGTTCCAGCCAACGCTAATCGAACAACTCGCAGGCAGCTTTGTAAGAGGTGGCAAGGTGCCGGTGTTCGACACGCTAGCTTCGCGGAGTTGCCGGTCGACTTGTTCCAAGGGACCTGTCATGCGGCGAATCACAAAAGCCCCGGCGGCAATCATGGCCAACGGAACGAGGATCGCTGGCGGAGCTACCTCGGCGGCTGCTTTCGCGGTCGACCAGAAGTCGGGGCCTGGGGTAGCCATCCAGAGCGTGCCGAAGGTCTCGCCTTGCACCTCTAGCGGCACGTGCATGTTGAGCACTGTTTGAGCGTCGGCGGTCTGGGACTTAGTGGCCGTTACCGCGCCCCAGCGTAGCTGCTCGCCAATAGGCGGCTCTTGTTCCAGTCCAACCTTCCCAGGGTCAGTGTGGGCGATAATTTGATTCTTGGCGTCGGTGATCGCGCACCATTGAATCTGATGAGCCTTCGAAGTGCGATCGACCAGATCGGGCAATCCAGAGGCTCCTTGCCGCAAGTAGACGATTTCGGCTTCGGCCGCGGTTTGCCCCAGAACGAGCAAGCTGCGGTTTTCGTTGCGATGAGACAGCACCGAGTAAACCGCGTACACCACCCCTAGTGATAGCCAGGTAATGGCTACCATGCAAAACAACAGGTAGCAGGAGACTACCTGTCGCGGAAAGCCAAGTTGGAGTGATCGGCGAAACAAAGTGGGACTCTTCCCTCGAAACAATTCACATATGTCGCTTGTGGCGGCACGAAAGGCATCAAACTCAGACGGTTGCTTTTGCCGCTAGTAGTTCCTGTACTTTCTTCAGTACCTGCGACGGGCTAAACGGCTTCGAAAACGTTGCTGCAATACCGAGTTCCGCACATAGCTGAGGTAACTCTAGCTCCATTCCTTTGGCGGTAAGCAATACAATCGGGGTATGCTCATACCGATCCAAGCTACGCAGGTTGGTGCAGAGTTCCACGCCGGTCATGTACGGCATTTGCTGATCGGTAAGCACAATGTCGAAGTCCTCCGCTTGGGCGTGTTGCCAAGCTTGGGCTCCGTCGCTGGCTTGTGTCACCGCGTAGCCGGCGCGTGCCAGGGTAAACTCGAGCACTCGCAGCAACGCGGCATTGTCCTCGGCGATCAGCACTTTTGAGGCAGTATTTTCCATCGCTCTAATATGGGTTACAGCTAGCTGTCAGGCTGCGCAACACTTGGCGCATCGCCTACCGTGTAACTCATCGGCCCCCTACGACTGGTAACTTCCCTACAACCGTTCCAGCCGGCAGATGCTAGTTAATCGGGAGTTCTTGCGTAATCTGTGGATGCTGCTTGAATCGCCTGACTTGCCAGTCGGTGCTTGGCTGGCATATTGCCGCATGCGCTGAGTCAGTTTAGGTAGACTGGTGAGCTACTCGAAGAAGTTGCATGCTAGCAGATTGCTGCCCGATCAGAATTCGAGCGCCAGCGCAAACCCGCTCGCCTGCCCCCTCGGTGAGTCCAAGGTGGGAGCGAGTATGGTTAGTACGAGCTGTAAGCTGTGGAGCTCGAGTCGGTAGCCGAGGTATTCGGGAAGAAGGCACCAGTGCTGGTGTTGAATCTCCAACCTTGAGTGCCGTTAGGTACGTCGCTGGTACCGGTAGCGATCTCGTTGTTCTTGTTTCCGACCGGGCAGCTGGGGAATTCGCCGCGCAGGTAGGGTTCCAGATCGGAGTGGAAATTCGCAGTGCTCGACGAGTCGGGCAGCTCACCGCCATTCTGGGCGGCGTACATTTCAATCGCGTTGCGAACTACAGACAGTGTTTGTTTCAAACTGTTTTCGGTGGCATCGGCCGATGTATTCAGGAACTTGGGGGCGGCAATACCTGCCAGGATCCCCAGGATCATGATCACGACCACCAGTTCTACGAGCGTAAAGCCCTTCTTCTTGTCCATGGTATGAACTTCCTCTCGACGCCTTATACCTAGGGAACATGCATCTATCACGTTGATGCAAGCTGGCTAAATACACCCACGTAGCAATTTGAAAACAGCCAGCTTGTCCTTGATTTCTTCAAGCTTAGGTTGCAGGAATGTCTCAGGAAGTTTTATGAAATAAAAAAATGAGATTCTGTTGTAACGGTTCTGCGGGATTCCGAAGGGTAGCGAAGTCGCTTGGTGTTCAATCGATCAACAATGCGGTCTTTTGCAATTGACCTACGCCATTACTAGCCTATTTTTTGGTATCCAGTGAAGGTGACAGATTTACTAATCGCTTTCGGTTGGATGGGGGGGAGCTGTTTTCGATTGGCCTTGGTTACCCATATGTACGTTGCTCCCTGCAATCAAGTAGACGACTCCGTGTGCGTAGTGCGCCAGCAGATGTTGGTTTCGCTGCTCGACACGTTTGATACCGACTTTCGACTAGTCGCGTCGACCGATCTCGACGACTGGCGGTACTTGGCCACCGACGAGTTGGTGGTCATCAATGACGCGCAAGTGGAACCAGAAGTCTCGGCCATTTGCGAGAGCATTCTGCAATCGCAAGAGCCGGTTGTTACCCCCTCGACTATCGGCGACGGGTGGCTCGTCGCGATACCACTACCGAACGACGTCGGTGGTATGCAAGTCGCCGTAGCGAGTATTGAGGGACAAGACCCTGAGATGCTCCGTCGGCTGGCAAAGCTCTGGTGTTCGTCGAGGCAGTATCAGCATCAAGTCGACAAATACGCTCAGGAATGCGAGCAGCTCACCGAGATTTTGAGCGAAGGACTCGAGGAGCTAACGTTCTTGCGGTCGATGGTCGCGTTTCTCGATATGTCGGATCATACGCACGATCTAACTTCGCTGGCCGAATCGACCTTTCCGCTGCTAAACGACAACATGCACGCCGATTGTCTGGCGTTGCTGCTGACTCCCGAAGGTTTGGGGCCACTGCGAGCAGTACCTGCCCTCGTGTGGGGGCCTAAGCCAGTGGATGGTCATTTGCTAAGTCGTGTCGTCGAGTTGTTTGGCCAGTCTTATTGTGATCAGCCAGTGGTGAAGAACCACATTCATCGCTTGCCTGAAGCCAGCGAACTAAATGGCGTTCGCGACTTTATTCTTACTCCGATTAAATCAGGTAGTACACACTACGGCTGGATGCTGGCCGCGAATCGCCAGCTGCCGGAAGGATTCGATCCAAGTAGCGACTGGGAGCTGAGTCACTACGAGTTCGGCACCAGCGAAGCCTCGCTACTATGTACCACGGTCTCCATTCTTGCGACGCACGCGAGCAACTGCGATTTGTTCCAAGAGAAAGAGCAAATGCTGGTAAACGTGGTGCGGTCGCTTGTGTCGGCGCTCGATGCCAAGGATCAATACACCTGTGGCCATAGCGAACGTGTTGCCTTGTACGCTAAGGTGCTCGCCGAACGGGTGGGCTACGACGAAGAAGCCTGCGAACGTATTTATATGACCGGACTGCTTCACGACGTTGGCAAAATCGGCGTGAGCGACGCGGTGTTGAAGAAGCCAGGCCGTTTGACCGACGAGGAGTTCGCCGAAATCAAGCGACATCCGGATGAAGGCTGGTCGATTCTTCAAGACCTTGCACAGTTAAAGTACGTGCTTCCAGGTGTGTTGCACCATCATGAAGAAGTCGATGGCTCTGGCTATCCCGATGGGCTGTCAGGAGACAAAATACCGCTAGATGGGCGGATTCTTGCCATCGTCGACGCCTGGGATGCGATGACCAGCGATCGTCCCTACCGCAATGGTATGCCGACGCAAAAGGCACTGAGCATTCTCGAAGAAGGTGCTGGATCACAGTGGGATTCGCAACTCGTTCAGGCGTTCCTCGAAGTGATCGACCGAATTGAATTGATTCGCAACACCTATCGACTACATGAACGCCCCATCCGAAAAATGGGATGCGGCATCTGACGCACGTCCCTTGCTGTCGAAGAGCTATCGACTAGCCGAACGCTACCGGCACACAACAATCGTCAGGTCGTCGGCCTTCGACGGCATCCCTTCCTTCGGTTCGATCATTCGCTCCCGAGCCAGGGCTCGCAGTGCTTCGCAGGCCTTGGCGACCGGGCCTTTGCGGGCGATGCTAATGATCTCCTTGGAGTGAAGATTATCGAACAGCCCGTCGCTGGCGAGCACCAACGTATCGCGTTGAGCGAAGCGGGTTTCCGAGCCAATCTCAATCCGCAGATTCGCATCTCCCACGACGTTTGAGACGAGATGCCGTTCCTCGTGATGCATCGCATCGTTCGCGTCGAGCAGGCCTGCTTCCACCCCATAGCCGACAGGGGAGTGGGCCATTGTTTCGAGTTTCAGCTTCCCCCGCCCACCGAAGAGCAAGATGCCTGAATCGCCGACATGATAGGTGCGGATGGTCGAGTTGGTGACTTCGGCAATGGCGAGCGTCGTCGCGGCCCCGCGTCCGAGTTCCAGCACGTCGCGATTAGCGGCTTCGATGCCGTTGAGGATCGCCGACCGCAGCATCACATGCTCGGGATCAGCCTGGCTCATGGCCAGGCGTATGCGGCGCACCGCCAGGGCCGAGGCTTCCTCGCCGAGGGCGGAGCCTCCCAGGCCGTCGGCCACGACCAGCACGGCCGCGTCGTCGCCCCAGGGCAGCAGGGCTGCGGAGTCTTCGTTGGCGGTTTCCTTGGTCGGCGAGCGCTGCGAGACCATGGCGACCATGCGATCGGACAATGGCATCTCAACCGGCGCGTCCATGTTGGATGCCGTCAGCAGCTTTGCGCGAGGCATCACCCGGGCGTCAGCCTCCGCTACCGCTACCGAATTGTTTTCAGTGCCTTCGTGCACCATGGACAGTAACTCCAGTGATCACCCGCCACGCCCCAGCCACATCGCTGGCAAGTCTGGCCCGATCCGTGTAGCTGCCAACGGCGTCGTACTTTCGTCTGACACCAGGGGCAGTACCGCATGAACGGCATCAGTAGTTTACGTTCGCATTTGGCATTCGTACACTTTGCCGTGTAGCGCTTGTCCGAATATTGTCGCTCGGACGAAGGTTCGAAGCCAGGGCCGTAGCACCAAGGGCAATAAACCCAGTCGAGCTTCATGCCACGATGGCAACGGGGGCAGCATTGGGGATACTTTGTATCGTCATTATGCTTTTTGCGTTTTTTGCCGCACCAAGGACAGGCGTGCATCGATTCGGAGACAGGACCGCTACATTTGTCGCATTCGTATTTAGCCTCTAATTCGGCCCCGTAGAGTTTGAGGAACTCTTTGCGCTGCACCGCTCGCCAGTCGAGGGCCCGCGAGGTCTTGC containing:
- a CDS encoding PP2C family protein-serine/threonine phosphatase, with translation MVHEGTENNSVAVAEADARVMPRAKLLTASNMDAPVEMPLSDRMVAMVSQRSPTKETANEDSAALLPWGDDAAVLVVADGLGGSALGEEASALAVRRIRLAMSQADPEHVMLRSAILNGIEAANRDVLELGRGAATTLAIAEVTNSTIRTYHVGDSGILLFGGRGKLKLETMAHSPVGYGVEAGLLDANDAMHHEERHLVSNVVGDANLRIEIGSETRFAQRDTLVLASDGLFDNLHSKEIISIARKGPVAKACEALRALARERMIEPKEGMPSKADDLTIVVCR
- a CDS encoding type II secretion system protein, with product MDKKKGFTLVELVVVIMILGILAGIAAPKFLNTSADATENSLKQTLSVVRNAIEMYAAQNGGELPDSSSTANFHSDLEPYLRGEFPSCPVGNKNNEIATGTSDVPNGTQGWRFNTSTGAFFPNTSATDSSSTAYSSY
- a CDS encoding HD-GYP domain-containing protein; the protein is MALVTHMYVAPCNQVDDSVCVVRQQMLVSLLDTFDTDFRLVASTDLDDWRYLATDELVVINDAQVEPEVSAICESILQSQEPVVTPSTIGDGWLVAIPLPNDVGGMQVAVASIEGQDPEMLRRLAKLWCSSRQYQHQVDKYAQECEQLTEILSEGLEELTFLRSMVAFLDMSDHTHDLTSLAESTFPLLNDNMHADCLALLLTPEGLGPLRAVPALVWGPKPVDGHLLSRVVELFGQSYCDQPVVKNHIHRLPEASELNGVRDFILTPIKSGSTHYGWMLAANRQLPEGFDPSSDWELSHYEFGTSEASLLCTTVSILATHASNCDLFQEKEQMLVNVVRSLVSALDAKDQYTCGHSERVALYAKVLAERVGYDEEACERIYMTGLLHDVGKIGVSDAVLKKPGRLTDEEFAEIKRHPDEGWSILQDLAQLKYVLPGVLHHHEEVDGSGYPDGLSGDKIPLDGRILAIVDAWDAMTSDRPYRNGMPTQKALSILEEGAGSQWDSQLVQAFLEVIDRIELIRNTYRLHERPIRKMGCGI